The genomic stretch GGGGACCGGCAGGATGGTAATTTGGTCGCTTCCCTAGGCCCGCCAAGTACGAAAATTCGATATGCGATTAGGAGCCATGGAACATTTCCCAAGAATACCCCTGATGCAGTTCCTTATCAAAAGGCAAACAGGCCTTTTGTCACTGCGAAAGTCACAACACATGCCGAAGGAAATACCGCTTCTGCCCTTAACATAACTGTTCACAACTCAGGAACTAGCCCTGCAAAGGATATACGGCTTAATGTAAAAGATGCCGAGTTGAAAGCTGCCTTCTCTAACGAATCAAGTGATCCACTGAAAAAGTCCATAATAAATTGCTTTTCTGAAAAAGGCATGATTCCAGTATTGGAAAATGGTCAATCCGTCACCAATAGTTTTGGGATGTTCCATATTAATCAGAAGCAATCTACTTGGAAGAATGACTTCATACTAAATATTGAAATATCATATTTGGACTTAGATGGAAATGAATACAATCACAAAATTCCGCTTAAATTGGCCTC from Candidatus Desulfatibia profunda encodes the following:
- a CDS encoding nucleotide-binding protein; amino-acid sequence: MKPKVFIGSSTEGLEVARGIELQLEHDAEVTVWKDGVFGLGRGTLESLVLALDEFDFAILVLTADDMIISRDEKIQSPRDNILLELGMFIGRLGRERTFIVFNRDKDLKLPSDLAGVTMADYGDRQDGNLVASLGPPSTKIRYAIRSHGTFPKNTPDAVPYQKANRPFVTAKVTTHAEGNTASALNITVHNSGTSPAKDIRLNVKDAELKAAFSNESSDPLKKSIINCFSEKGMIPVLENGQSVTNSFGMFHINQKQSTWKNDFILNIEISYLDLDGNEYNHKIPLKLASDIGFAGSRWGE